The genomic segment GCTCTCGGGATCGGCTGCCTTTTAGAAGAGGGACTAGGAGATACCATACGCGTGTCCCTCACAGAAGATGCTATCGCGGAGATTCCCGTCGCCAAGGCACTCGTGAAAAAGTACAATGACATTTCTTCGTCTATTGAGATTCCAAATTCCCAATACCAGGAATTCCGCGACCCCTACAACTACTCCAGGTTCTATTCGCGTGAGATACAAATTCCAAATCTATCCCTAGGCGACAAACACCCAGTTCGCGTAGAGACAGAATTTTCTTTTCAATCTGCAGACATACTTTCTGAGATTTCTGCTTTACGTCAGCTTTCAAAACAGACCTCCCACGAACTCGAATTCTTATTCTTTCAATTCTCAGATGAGTTGAGCTTAACAGCAGCGAGTGCGATGAAACGAAAGAACCTTTTTTCAGAGGCAATATCGTTTACACTCAGTGATGATCTTGCGCGGATGTATGAGGGTTTTGTAGAAGAAATCTATGCCTTCCAGAAGTGGATTGTCTCTCCCTTTCTCTTCTGGAATCCAAAAGATAGAGATTCAGAGGAAGCCACAGCCTTCTTTGCTTTCATTAAAAAATATGCCAAAGAAGACCGTATGGTAGAATTCCAAATCAATAGACATGAATTGTCATTGGTAGCTGATCTAGTCTCAGAGTTGCGGCGCCATAGATTAGAAAATATCTCTTTTGCCTTGGAAAATGCAGAACTCTTAGAAATTAGAAAACTAGCATACCGTTTAAAGGACTCTGATTATCCTATTACTTTGGCTCTACTTGCAGAAAATGAAGAGGACGCTCTTTACAAAGCATCAATTCACATCGGAGGTTCTCTGTTAGATGGAATTGGCGATAGCATTCGAATTCGCTTATCTGAGCCAGATCCCAAAAAGACAATTGCACTTTCCTATGACCTATTACAAGCGACAAGGCTACGACTTTCAAAAACAGAATATATCTCCTGTCCTTCTTGTGGTAGGACTATGTTTGATTTACAAACGACAACAGCTAAAATCAAAGAAAGAACAGGCCACTTGAAAGGTGTAAAGATAGCTGTCATGGGTTGCATCGTCAATGGGCCAGGAGAGATGGCAGATGCTGACTTTGGTTATGTAGGCGCAGGGATTGGTAGGGTACACCTTTACAAAGGAAAAGAAATCGTCCTCAAAGGTGTTCCAGAATCAGAAGCCACAGACAAACTCATAGACTTGATCAAAAGTCACAATCTTTGGACGGATCCAGAATTATAATCCAAATGTTTCTCGCTTTCTAGGTTCGTTCATCGGATTTGGAATTTGGTCGATTGTTTGCGATCTTCCGTCTAACCTATGCTCAATGACCTTTAGGTTCGGATGATTTCGAAACAATGTAGCTTCAATCGCCTTAAGGGTGGCAGAGAGAGCCGAAAGCCTTCTCTTTCTGGTTACTGATTCTTCTTCTGTTACAAAGTTCTCTGGACCCGTATAGTATGAGATAGCATCCACAGGTGTGTTTTCTTGGTTTTCTTCTTCATTCTCATTTCCCAGTGCATATGATCTGGGCAGGCGAAAACTCATAAGAACGGATTCCAGTTGTTTGGCATTCCAATCTAGGACAAGCCGACTTTCATTTTCTAGAAACCATACTTGTGTTAAAGAATCATGTAAATTGAGAAGTTTTTTAGGATTAACCAAAGTATCATTATCATTTACCTTTTCCTTGTTTGAAAAATAAGGAGGAGCTGCTACTTCGTTAATGAACTGAAAAATACGTTCGCGAGAATCCTCATGTACCAACAACTTTCGTTTAACTGGTATTTGCAGATCTTCGCCATCCGAAACATAAATTTGAACCTCATCTCTTTGGTCAAATCTTGGGATTTGGAATACATTAAAAGGAACAAGGAGGTTGAATGGATTTTTTTCAGCTAAGATAAAAAAGGTAAAGAATAGGAGAAAGAAGGCCCAGGATAAAAATAGAAATCTAAATTCGCGACTTGTTTTTTCTTTTTCTGTCCCGATGAGATAAAGCCGATCTCTCCAATAGATAAATGCTTCCTTTATCTTTTTTCCTTGTTCTCTAATCTTTTGTTTGAGCATAACCTCGAATTCCCTTAATAATACTCCGTGCAATTCGTTTCTGAAAACTTTTGTCCTTGAGTAATTTGCTTTCTTCGGGGTTTGTCAAATACCCCATTTCGATCAATACAGCAGGCATAAGGCTTCCTCGCAAGACGGAAAAATCTGCCTTTTTCACACCACGTGAGGAAATATTACTTTCTACTCCCTTGCCAAATTCTTCTTCGATGGCGATGGCTAGCTTTTTGGAACGCCTTTGGGTAAGACTCGAAAGCATTTGTGATTGGATGGAGCTAATGATCTTCTGGGAGTGTGGCCCGATATAACGGTTTTCAATGAGAGCTGTTTCCCTAGCTTGTTCTGTACTTGGAGTTTGGCTCAAATAATACACTTCAAAGCCACTCGCCTTCTCATTTAAGGAGGCATTGCAATGCAGAGAAATAAAAATAGAATCTCTTGTATCTTTTAATAGAGAATTTGCCTGTTTGGATCTATCTTCCAATTCAATAAATGTATCATTTTTTCTTGTTAAGTGAATTCGGATTTCGGGATAGTATTTTCGTAAGTAAAGGTAAACATACTTTGCCACAGCCAAACTCACATCTTTTTCAAAATAACCACTTGCATCTGAGGTCCCAGGATCTTTTCCTCCATGGCCTGCATCAATCACAATGGCTTTCACATTTATATTTCGTTTTGCAATGGGCTCTCGGGGAATATCCAAAAGAACTTCAGATTCTTTTATCTTATAGCGAACGTCATACGAAATTAAATTCAACAAAATGGACTCAAAAATATCTACAGAGAGATACAGATCTCCATTTTTCAAAAGGGCTGGTTTTGAAACTTTAATTATTTTCTCATCGAAGACATAAAAACTTGCACCCAAACGAAATTGAAGTTTTCCTTGTGCTGACTGAAGTTTTACAATTCCTGTAGATTTTTCATGGTTGGAACTGAGCTCAGGAAATAATGGACTCAGTTCGGTATACGAAACAAAATGCCCTTTCCCGAATAGCGGAAGTTTTACGGTTTCCGCATGAACAAGAAAAGGGCAAAAAATGAAAAATAATATTAACTTCTTTTGAAGAAGGAAATGATTTTGGACCAAAGGGAGCCTTTTTTATTCTTTGAAGGTTTCTCTTTTTCAATATCAAATAAGTTTCTTCTCGATTTTTGCATTTGAGAATTAGGTGCCGGAGAGTCTTTTTTATGCTTTTGCTTATGGTTTGTCCGTTTCTGGTCTGGATGAGATTCCTTATGTACTTTAGGTTTTTCCTGGTGGTGATGCGGATGGCCATGGGGATGGCTCATCTTGGCTGGTGCATGGTGCTCTCTCCTTTCTTTTGGGCCACCTCTGCCTGGTCTTTTCTTTTTGCCTGATTGGCTCTGCTGCTGTCTTTTTTCTCCAGGAACGGCTTCGTCAGGAAAAACAGGTGTGAACTCGCCGACTGGGAAACTCAAATAGGCTTCATTGACTTCAGTGACTGGTAATTTGAAATTGAGATATTTTTCAATGCGCTCCAACTCTGTGTAATCCGATTCAGAACAAAAGCCGATTGAACTACCTTTACGACCTGCCCGTGCAGTTCGTCCGATTCGGTGAACGTAATTCTCTGCATCTTGGGGAAGATCAAAATTATACACCACATCAATGTTCTCAATGTCGATACCCCTCGAAGCAACATCCGTTGCGATTAAGTATTTGTATTTTCCTGCTTTGAAATCTCGGAGTAGCCGAATCCGTTTTTTTTGGTCCAACTCAGAAGATAGGCCAGTTGCTGTTATGCCATATTGCCTAAGAGTAGAAACAATACGTGGAATATTCATTTTATAGTTCGTGAATATGATACCTAAGCCTTCAATAGGTTGATTTAAGAGTGAGTTCACAAGGTACGGAAGTTTTTCCTCTCTGCCCAGATGCAGCAGACTTTGGTCAATTCTCTCCGTGATGACCTTTTCCGGATTGATGTGCACCTCAATTGGGTCGTTTAAATATTTGCTAGCTAAACGGACAACTTCATAACTCAAGGTTGCACTGAATAGGAGACTTTGTTTTCTATTTTTACATTTATGAAAGATATATTTAAGGTCCATGACGAACCCCATATCAAACATTCTATCTGCTTCATCTAGAACAACAACTTGTATATTTTCTAATGACAAACGATTGTTCTTAACAAAGTCTATGAGTCGACCA from the Leptospira ryugenii genome contains:
- a CDS encoding DEAD/DEAH box helicase; translation: MKFTELPFAEPLQKALEKIGYSELTPIQAKAIPFAMEGNDLTGLAQTGTGKTMAFLLPTLHRLLISEEPQKLPYALVLAPTRELTIQIGEEARKLLQFTDYGVATIIGGTDYKSQEEALNNQACIIVATPGRLIDFVKNNRLSLENIQVVVLDEADRMFDMGFVMDLKYIFHKCKNRKQSLLFSATLSYEVVRLASKYLNDPIEVHINPEKVITERIDQSLLHLGREEKLPYLVNSLLNQPIEGLGIIFTNYKMNIPRIVSTLRQYGITATGLSSELDQKKRIRLLRDFKAGKYKYLIATDVASRGIDIENIDVVYNFDLPQDAENYVHRIGRTARAGRKGSSIGFCSESDYTELERIEKYLNFKLPVTEVNEAYLSFPVGEFTPVFPDEAVPGEKRQQQSQSGKKKRPGRGGPKERREHHAPAKMSHPHGHPHHHQEKPKVHKESHPDQKRTNHKQKHKKDSPAPNSQMQKSRRNLFDIEKEKPSKNKKGSLWSKIISFFKRS
- a CDS encoding LIC_10740 family protein, whose protein sequence is MLKQKIREQGKKIKEAFIYWRDRLYLIGTEKEKTSREFRFLFLSWAFFLLFFTFFILAEKNPFNLLVPFNVFQIPRFDQRDEVQIYVSDGEDLQIPVKRKLLVHEDSRERIFQFINEVAAPPYFSNKEKVNDNDTLVNPKKLLNLHDSLTQVWFLENESRLVLDWNAKQLESVLMSFRLPRSYALGNENEEENQENTPVDAISYYTGPENFVTEEESVTRKRRLSALSATLKAIEATLFRNHPNLKVIEHRLDGRSQTIDQIPNPMNEPRKRETFGL
- the ispG gene encoding (E)-4-hydroxy-3-methylbut-2-enyl-diphosphate synthase; its protein translation is MNTKYNESPFFYKRRPTREVKVGDVGIGGKNPIRVQSMITSNTRDTEASIEQIAALERVGSEIVRLTVPSQADADNLPEIRKRMKALGLKVPLVADIHFTPQVALKCVEWVEKVRINPGNFADKKKFDVIEYTDREYEEELERIEEVFTPLVLRAKELGVAMRIGTNHGSLSDRIMNRYGDTPQGMVESALEFIRIAERNSYRDIVVSMKASNPQVMVQAYRLLVSKFYELSMDYPLHLGVTEAGDGKDGRIKSALGIGCLLEEGLGDTIRVSLTEDAIAEIPVAKALVKKYNDISSSIEIPNSQYQEFRDPYNYSRFYSREIQIPNLSLGDKHPVRVETEFSFQSADILSEISALRQLSKQTSHELEFLFFQFSDELSLTAASAMKRKNLFSEAISFTLSDDLARMYEGFVEEIYAFQKWIVSPFLFWNPKDRDSEEATAFFAFIKKYAKEDRMVEFQINRHELSLVADLVSELRRHRLENISFALENAELLEIRKLAYRLKDSDYPITLALLAENEEDALYKASIHIGGSLLDGIGDSIRIRLSEPDPKKTIALSYDLLQATRLRLSKTEYISCPSCGRTMFDLQTTTAKIKERTGHLKGVKIAVMGCIVNGPGEMADADFGYVGAGIGRVHLYKGKEIVLKGVPESEATDKLIDLIKSHNLWTDPEL
- a CDS encoding N-acetylmuramoyl-L-alanine amidase family protein codes for the protein MVQNHFLLQKKLILFFIFCPFLVHAETVKLPLFGKGHFVSYTELSPLFPELSSNHEKSTGIVKLQSAQGKLQFRLGASFYVFDEKIIKVSKPALLKNGDLYLSVDIFESILLNLISYDVRYKIKESEVLLDIPREPIAKRNINVKAIVIDAGHGGKDPGTSDASGYFEKDVSLAVAKYVYLYLRKYYPEIRIHLTRKNDTFIELEDRSKQANSLLKDTRDSIFISLHCNASLNEKASGFEVYYLSQTPSTEQARETALIENRYIGPHSQKIISSIQSQMLSSLTQRRSKKLAIAIEEEFGKGVESNISSRGVKKADFSVLRGSLMPAVLIEMGYLTNPEESKLLKDKSFQKRIARSIIKGIRGYAQTKD